Sequence from the uncultured Sunxiuqinia sp. genome:
ATTCTCAAAGTAATAACTTAATGACAGACATTCTGATTACATCTCATTCTCCATTTATAATTTCAGACTGTTACCCCGATAAAGTAATTGCTTTTGAAAAGGGGAAACAACCGAAAAATGCCAGAGAAATGAATTTCAGAACATATGGTACTTCTGTGGACATCATTACAGAAAACATTTTCAAAAATAGAAACACCATTGGTGATCTTGCGAGGAAAGAAATTGAAGACATCCAGACAGAAATCTCTAAAAAGAAGAAGCTCTCATCTAAAGAAGTTCAAGAATACAAAATGCGAACAAACCATCTAGGGGATTCAATGGAGAAAATAATATTATTTGCTCAATTAAACGAATTAGAAGATATTAATGCTTAAAGTATATACCGCTATAGAAGATAATGATATTTACAAAGCTCATATTTTAATTGAGGATCTGGTAAATAAAGTATGGTGTAAAGCGGATAACCAGCAGTGTAAGTCTAAACTCACTTCTGAGTTAAAAGACTTATATGAAAACCAACCTTGGTTTGAAAAACATGTAAGAAACATTTACCGAGTCTGTAAAAATCTAAATACTAATGAAAAGAAGGCTTTCAAAAAAGCGTTTAAAAATAATAACAGAATAGAAGACTTATGTGAAGGTGTTATAAAACCTGTTGATTTAAGCACTTTAGATAAGGAGTTGTTAAAGGCAATAAAACCATTTTTTAAAAAACTTTATACTCAATTTCTTGAATGGAAAACAATACGTGATAAATACGGCGACAAAAAGAACTACTATGATTCATTAAATATATCAAATGGATTTAAAGAATGTCCTTGTTGTGGTTATGGTGACCTAAAAACAATCTATTCAAAAGGTCGGTCAGCTTTTGATCATTATTTGCCACTAAAACATTATCCATTTTCGTCAATCAATTTTAACAATCTTGTGCCTATTTGCACAACCTGCAACTCAGATGAAAAAGGTGAAGTTGATGTATTGAAGAAGGGGAAGCCCATTTATTATCCCTTCGCTAAAACACATCCCAAAATTGAAGTGATCGTTGATGTTAAATCAAAAGCTCTAAAAAAACTGATCGAACCGACGAATGATTTAAAAAGCAAAATCACAAAATCAGAGATAATCGTTGATTTTAATATTAAAGATGATAAAACTGAATCATGGGATAGAATTTTTGACATTAAATCAAGGTACTTTGGGAAAATTGCAGATAATAGAGTTGGCTGGTTCAAAAAAGTAGATCAGCAATATAAGAATTACAAAGAAAGAATTAATAACTACTCAGTTGAAGATGCTTTTGAAGATGTTATAAAAGCTGACTCAAATGAACATTTAGGATTTCTTAAAGTACCCTATTTGAATAGTTTAAAATTGAATACTCATTTAGTGAAAGCAATTGGTGAAGTATCTGGGAGTTCGATAATGAATAGTTAGCCAACGCACAGTCGTAAGCACATTTGCAATCCCCCACGAGCCAACGCTCAAACCAAAGGCTTGCAAAAGAACTTCCGCCTCTTCAGCCCAAGCACCGCCTTAAAGGGCGGTTTTAGGAATGCCCACGCACAAAAAAACAAATAAATTGGTGCTTCGTGGACAAGTTTTTAAGACTGACAATGACAAGTAGATAAAATTAAATATCAGACAAACAGACAGAAAAAATAAACACCAGTTGCCAACAATCTGTATATGTCATAGCCGGTTTTGTAGGTAATTGCAGGTTCATCACCCGCTTCTATTTATCTCGGTTTGACAGGAAAGTAGCCCGCAATCGGCTACGCCACATACAGGTGACCGTTACCTGCTATTAAAAACAAACGACACATAATGAGAGAAATAACAATTACAATCTTCATTTTATTCGGACTTGCCAGTAATTTATTCGGACAAGAATTGACACTAAAAGAAAAAGCAATTGACGAATTTAAAAATGAGCATTATAAAGAAGCTATTGCCCTTCTTGAGAAAGCAGTTATTGAAAACCCCAATGATGCAGAAATCTACTATTATTTGGGTTGGTACAATCATTATTTAGCTTACGACAGCCGACCTTTAAAAGGTTATGATTTTGCACATTCCGAGAAAATATTTAAATACTTAGATAAAGCATTAGAATTAAACCCGAATTACGGAGATGCTAAATATTTTTACGGAGCTGAATGCAGTGGAAATGCTTTCCAAGCAATGCAAAATTATGACTTAACAAAATTGAAATATTTTTACAAACTAGCTTTTGACAAAGGAGCATATCCTATGTGGTTAATAGAGTTTGGAAAGAATTTATTAAAATCTTGTCCTGAGAATTCGATTTTATTTGTTGGAGGAAATGCTGATTTTGATATTTGTTCATATTTGCAATTAAGCCAAGATTTCAGAAACGACATAACCGTAATACCAATTGGCAATATTGACAGACCTTGGTATGTTGAATTTTTAAAAACAGGATTACAAGGTGGAGTAAGTCCAATAACATTGAGTTTAACAAAAAATCAAATTTATGACATACATCCTTTCAAATGGGACACTACAATTGTTTCGATTAACGTACCAGAAAGAGACATTAAGAAATATAGCCTTTCCAATAATTACAAATTAAATTGGCAAATAAATCCTGATTTGACCTCTGGAAGACAACACTCAAAAATGCAGGGAGAAAAAGCAAAAAATAGAACATATTTAAGTCCACAAAGAGCCATTCTATTGCAAATTGTGGAAGAAAACTATTCAAATAGACCAATCTGCTTTTCGAATTTTTGTAATCCTTTTTTCTATGGTGGCTTAGATTCATATTTTGTTAATTACGGTCTAATATCAAGGCTAACACCAATTGAAACAAAAGAAAGCGAAACGCCGGTCGATTATTCAATAATTGAAAATTTATTTGTTAATAAAAATTTTGAGAATTATTCAAACATAAATGAGAATGACATACCTCGAATTTCAGCTTTAACATTCTTGTATCACAGAACATTATATCTGTTAGCGAAAGAATATTCAGATAAGAAGGAGGGCAAAAAACTTAATGATTTAATTGACTTTTACTATAAATATTTACAGGTTGGATTTAATAGAGAGATTGAAAAATACTATAAGGGCGAGTTAGAAAAATTGAAAGAAATGAAAAAATAACAGCAGGTAACATTTTGTATAAGTAATGGCAGGAAAAGCACTAAATATCAAGGTTTGTAGCCCGCTCAAACATCGTAGCGATTTGACAGGAAACTACCACGCAATCTGCCACTACTCATACAATTTTCCGTTACCGCCAATAATGAAATGGCATCACATGATATGAAATATTCAGAAAGAGTATATAGAAAATTGATAAGCGAAGATGCCACAATAATGTTCATTGCTGACAAGTTCGGGAAAAAAATTATTATGAAGGTGCCATCTAGCACAGCCAGAGCGATGCTGAATGGTTGTAAAGTTGAACTAATTATCGGGAGAGATGACCATATTTCTCCTTCGATTATTCATTCTGGACTAAAAATCTATGACGACCCCGTGAATTTTATTTACTTAACAGGAGCGCATATCCATCCCAATGAGAATAAATCATTAAAGGACATAATGGAATGCGGAGAGTGTTACGTAGAGCTTTACAATGAATTCTCAATATGCGTTGCAAATACTCGAATTTATTTTAATAAAAATATAAGAGAAGAAATTTTGAATCTGTTAGGTAACTTAAAAAACCTATACTCCGGTATATTTGATGATTTCGTCACTTCTTCTCTTGATTCATTTGACTACACAATTGATAAAAGAAGAAAGTTCAAAAAACCTTATGATATCAAAATCCATTTTTCCGAGTGCGTTTTTGACAAATGGCAGACAATGACAAACCACTTCATTGGGCTTCATGAACACAATGAAATAAAATTGGACGATTTAGATGAAGGAAGCGTACTTGAAAAACAAGCTTGGACTTCGATAGAGGAATTATTCAATTTTGATATTTATAAAAATCCATTTTTTAAAACACCAGACGGGAATAAGGAGTTAACAGATATTCTAGCATTTTATCAATACGGAATTTTTTTACTTGAAACTAAAGCATTAGCAATTTTATCTTTAGAAAAAGAAAAGAGTACAGAGAAAAAAGTTGCCAGCATTAAAAAGCAAATTAGAAAGGGAATAAAACAGCTAGTTGGAGCTAAAAAAAATATTGAAAAAGGTGTTGAGATATATTCTCCACAAGGAAACTTAATAGAATTTGAAAGAAATATTGTTCCACATTGTATTGTACTGATATCAGAACTAATTGTAATTGGTGATTGGACCGACATCGAGAATGAGATTTTAGAAACAATGAGAAAAGAAAGTATTTTGCTACATGTAATGGACTTAAGAGAGTTTATGAAATATGTAAAATACTGCAACCGACAGAAAGAAATCTTAGATGTCAATCTGATAGAGCGAATAAAAATATTTGTAAAAACTAAAAATATTCATATCAGAATACAACTTGAAAACAAATAAATTACTGGCGGTAACACAGTGCATATTGCATAGCGGGGTTTGGTGGTGTGCCATCCGCGGATTCTCACATCGCCGTTCAGTCCTACCGGACATGAACGCTCTCCGAAATCCGCTCCGCAACATGCACCCACCGTTACCAGTAATATGAAGGAAGAACCTAAATATCAGAAACAACATAAAGTTGCTCAAGTTTATCTTAAGCAATTTGG
This genomic interval carries:
- a CDS encoding nuclease-related domain-containing protein → MKYSERVYRKLISEDATIMFIADKFGKKIIMKVPSSTARAMLNGCKVELIIGRDDHISPSIIHSGLKIYDDPVNFIYLTGAHIHPNENKSLKDIMECGECYVELYNEFSICVANTRIYFNKNIREEILNLLGNLKNLYSGIFDDFVTSSLDSFDYTIDKRRKFKKPYDIKIHFSECVFDKWQTMTNHFIGLHEHNEIKLDDLDEGSVLEKQAWTSIEELFNFDIYKNPFFKTPDGNKELTDILAFYQYGIFLLETKALAILSLEKEKSTEKKVASIKKQIRKGIKQLVGAKKNIEKGVEIYSPQGNLIEFERNIVPHCIVLISELIVIGDWTDIENEILETMRKESILLHVMDLREFMKYVKYCNRQKEILDVNLIERIKIFVKTKNIHIRIQLENK